The proteins below come from a single Aspergillus oryzae RIB40 DNA, chromosome 5 genomic window:
- the glkA gene encoding glucokinase glkA (hexokinase), which translates to MSSALLDEAARIARQFDFPAEGVQRGVKEYIREIDEGLSKEGTTLSQIPTFVTSVPNGTEKGLYLAVDLGGTNFRVCSVDLHGDNTFSLTQSKIMIPRELMASGTSKDLFTFLARQIEAFLRIHHNEHFEAHLKRRREGNSEEDLFDLGFTFSFPVRQVGINKGTLIRWTKGFNIPDAVGHDVCALLQNALDALELPVRVAALVNDTVGTLMARSYTSPGETGTFLGAIFGTGTNGAYVEKLDKITKMATIEHSDYDKTTGEMIINAEWGSFDNHLSVLPNTVYDQQLDEESNNPGIQMFEKRVSGMFLGEILRRVLVDLHRNESLGLFKPSASSDVIVPENSTLFRQWGLDTSLLSLVEADNSESMEPTKTALKDHLKIERASTTDCKAVKTIVHAIGKRAARLSAVPIAAILIATKKLETDDLVDVGVDGSLVEFYPNFEGYMRDALREVPEVGVAGDKKVRIGISKDGSGVGAALIALVASKEEARMKAQ; encoded by the exons ATGTCATCCGCCTTGTTGGACGAAGCTGCGCGGATTGCCCGCCAGTTCGACTTCCCCGCCGAGGGGGTCCAACGCGGGGTGAAAGAGTACATCCGAGAGATTGATGAAGGACTGAGTAAGGAGGGCACAACTCTGAGCCAAATCCCAACGTTCGTTACCTCGGTACCAAATGGGACAGAGAAG GGACTGTACCTAGCCGTAGATCTTGGCGGTACCAACTTTCGTGTGTGTTCAGTAGATCTACACGGTGATAACACCTTTTCTCTCACCCAGTCTAAAATCATGATCCCTCGTGAATTGATGGCTTCCGGCACCTCCAAGGatctcttcactttcttggCTCGCCAGATCGAAGCTTTCCTGCGTATCCACCACAACGAACACTTCGAAGCTCACCTCAAACGCCGACGTGAAGGAAATAGCGAAGAggatttgtttgatttgggCTTTACTTTCAGTTTCCCCGTGCGCCAGGTCGGCATTAACAAGGGTACCCTCATTCGCTGGACGAAGGGCTTCAACATTCCCGATGCCGTCGGCCATGATGTCTGCGCGCTATTGCAAAATGCGCTTGATGCTCTGGAGCTCCCCGTGCGCGTGGCCGCTCTTGTCAATGACACAGTTGGAACCCTGATGGCCCGTTCATACACCTCCCCTGGTGAAACGGGAACTTTCCTCGGTGCCATCTTCGGCACGGGTACCAACGGTGCCTACGTCGAGAAGCTCGACAAGATCACCAAGATGGCTACTATCGAACATTCCGACTACGATAAGACAACGGGTGAAATGATTATCAATGCTGAGTGGGGTAGCTTTGATAACCACCTGAGTGTCTTGCCCAACACCGTCTACGACCagcagctggatgaggaAAGTAACAACCCTGGCATCCAGATGTTCGAAAAGCGAGTCTCCGGAATGTTCCTCGGTGAGATTCTGCGCCGTGTCCTGGTTGATCTGCACCGCAACGAATCCCTGGGTCTGTTCAAGCCCAGTGCCTCGTCGGATGTTATTGTTCCAGAAAACTCTACGCTCTTCCGTCAGTGGGGCCTTGACACTAGCCTCCTGAGCTTGGTTGAAGCTGACAACAGCGAGAGCATGGAGCCTACCAAGACGGCATTAAAGGACCACTTGAAGATCGAACGGGCTAGCACCACGGACTGCAAGGCTGTTAAGACGATCGTGCATGCCATTGGCAAGCGCGCTGCTCGTCTGAGCGCCGTGCCTATTGctgccatcctcatcgccaccaAGAAACTCGAGACCGACGATCTAGTGGACGTTGGTGTCGACGGAAGCTTGGTCGAGTTCTACCCTAACTTTGAGGGATACATGCGTGACGCCTTGCGTGAGGTGCCCGAGGTAGGCGTTGCCGGCGACAAGAAGGTGCGCATTGGTATCTCAAAGGATGGCAGTGGTGTTGGTGCGGCTTTGATTGCACTGGTGGCtagcaaggaagaagccagaaTGAAGGCCCAGTAG
- a CDS encoding Mic19 family protein (predicted protein) translates to MGAGSSKPDASAGSKHVFSSSGPVEFSSNLVDHLQSNTETDASRAKSIELQIQARVAQELERLRQREQQTIAEIEKRIAESKDTAPSSFSSTPNISYPPGSLNLDAPRIPFAGREYTPAPVPDAQPINRDVSRDSVNTEIEELRAKLEGRRKLVQIDESVEKAKSNVVSCLRLNDRRPLDCWQEVDAFKREVAKLEEAFVDRVVG, encoded by the exons ATGGGCGCCGGTAGCTCCAAGCCTGACGCTTCGGCGGGCTCGAAACATGTTTTTTCGAG CAGTGGCCCCGTCGAGTTCTCATCTAACCTCGTTGACCACCTCCAATCCAACACCGAG ACGGACGCCTCCCGTGCAAAGAGCATCGAACTCCAGATCCAGGCCCGCGTAGCCCAAGAGCTCGAACGTCTCCGTCAACGCGAGCAGCAGACCATTGCTGAGATCGAGAAGCGCATTGCGGAATCCAAAGACACTGCTCCCTCGTCGTTCTCTTCCACACCAAACATCAGCTACCCTCCTGGCTCGCTGAACCTGGATGCTCCCCGGATCCCCTTCGCGGGCCGCGAATACACTCCTGCCCCTGTCCCCGATGCGCAGCCCATCAACCGTGATGTGTCCCGTGACTCGGTAAACACCGAAATCGAGGAACTGCGTGCTAAGCTTGAGGGCCGGAGAAAGTTGGTTCAGATTGATGAGAGCGTTGAGAAGGCCAAGTCAAATGTCGTGAGCTGTTTGCGCTTGAATGACCGCCGGCCTTTGGATTGCTGGCAGGAGGTTGATGCGTTCAAGAGGGAGGTTGCTAAGCTTGAGGAAGCGTTCGTAGACCGGGTCGTTGGTTAG
- a CDS encoding ribonuclease P/MRP protein subunit POP1 (ribonucleases P/MRP protein subunit) produces MAPNPASKRKSTHPGAQNGSAAARKRAKTFDARTLAAQSAETALSASGELDVAAYLEAREFEIRALESGMQRSKAALTSRAFQQVPRSLRRRTASHNVKRVPSRLRARAKREMMEDNTPTVTARRRKPTEAMRIRLETARRLQNLNTKTKAKRAHSKANRDKENQKSLEEAGSHSFDIAPRVPKIKKNKLSRPPPPESKFKKRQKCKTWLPTHMFHAKRAHMTTSKDPLWRFAIPLSPTEKSYRPTHRARGARGAIVWDMSYMSTIQLEGTEGALECVLRAVGVDGNEAWGPRGKKWRAGTRSLQVWAYECDGPQRPIAPVTLIRCAEEKPGDVEMMDADKASSVENKNSKKDRKKLFIRVHPSAFLQLWNELLEVSKRQNPPVMIEDLRFEIGSIDITGPGSTEALLAVLRPVESNENSKLSNTPESTWNSLLGVSNPSSLPQNALLAFPISDPRLRFPHKTMRPPSSEKDMQDLAMTLSSWAPDRTQTTPSIFDRRARLAAVRQLPSQKAINRRRTEAGPGRLPTPRDTDPQIPMMLLATRPRAQTKDNNAPGSWTVLLPWKCVLPVWYSLMYYTLSSGGNPRLGGLKEQQQLAFEAGEPWFPGDFPGTRAGWEWNLRDREQSKKEWERRPKGRRVEFDSIDLGANQRGEIGRGWACDWERLVQGAEASDASDPNEKDKKAKAEGEIETRQNGEDEETSVDGLPLGIHHLQPAEADRALRDQNSSVDNSALATVRVSLFNRGTPTPRARIYRLPTTNPELRQKWLSFASAKPAGHKSPGRESSSTGSDPQARLAASLLSAQIDTDVHQEHLPLPSEEDLIGFVTTGNFNLSAGKGTGVGSIQVSKVTLAALGKCKARERTMCIIRGAGERVGRLGYWEVA; encoded by the exons ATGGCCCCCAACCCTGCTTCGAAGCGCAAGTCCACTCACCCAGGAGCACAAAATGGCTCCGCAGCAGCTCGGAAGCGCGCCAAAACATTCGATGCCCGCACACTTGCTGCACAGTCCGCCGAAACTGCCCTTTCTGCTTCCGGGGAACTCGATGTTGCCGCGTATCTCGAAGCCCGTGAATTCGAAATTCGTGCCCTGGAGTCGGGCATGCAACGATCGAAGGCCGCCCTGACGAGTCGCGCGTTCCAGCAAGTACCTCGAtcgttgaggaggagaacgGCCAGTCACAATGTGAAGAGGGTGCCAAGTAGGTTGAGGGCGAGGGCCAAGAGAGAG ATGATGGAAGATAACACACCAACCGTGACGGCACGTCGGAGGAAACCAACAGAGGCCATGCGCATCCGTCTCGAAACCGCCAGACGTCTCCAAAACCTCAATACCAAGACCAAAGCCAAGAGAGCTCACTCGAAAGCGAACCGTGATaaagagaaccaaaagtCGCTGGAAGAGGCGGGCAGCCACTCCTTTGATATTGCCCCGCGTGTCCCTaagatcaagaaaaataagCTCTCGCGCCCACCCCCGCCAGAGTCCAAATTCAAGAAGCGGCAAAAATGCAAGACGTGGCTCCCTACGCACATGTTTCATGCAAAACGAGCCCACATGACTACGTCTAAAGATCCTCTGTGGCGATTCGCCATTCCTTTGTCGCCGACCGAGAAGAGTTACCGGCCGACCCATCGGGCGAGAGGCGCGAGGGGCGCTATTGTATGGGATATGAGCTATATGTCTACCATTCAGCTGGAGGGAACGGAAGGTGCATTAGAATGTGTTCTGAGGGCCGTCGGCGTTGACGGGAATGAAGCATGGGGCCCAAGGGGCAAAAAATGGAGAGCCGGAACAAGAAGCTTACAAGTGTGGGCTTATGAGTGCGACGGGCCACAGAGGCCTATTGCGCCAGTCACCTTGATTCGATGTGCTGAGGAAAAGCCGGGAGACGTTGAAATGATGGATGCGGATAAAGCTAGCTCTGTGGAGAACAAAAACTCCAAAAAAGATAggaagaagctcttcatcaGAGTACACCCGTCTGCATTCTTACAGTTGTGGAATGAGCTACTCGAGGTTTCCAAAAGGCAGAACCCTCCTGTGATGATCGAAGATCTTCGTTTCGAGATTGGCAGCATCGATATCACAGGTCCGGGCTCCACTGAAGCTCTGTTGGCGGTGCTGAGGCCAGTTGAATCGAATGAGAACAGTAAACTATCGAACACCCCGGAATCTACGTGGAACTCTTTACTGGGCGTCTCGAATCCTTCATCTCTCCCACAAAACGCCCTCCTTGCATTTCCCATATCTGATCCTCGTCTCCGTTTCCCGCACAAGACAATGAGACCCCCTTCCTCTGAAAAGGACATGCAAGACCTAGCTATGACCTTGTCATCCTGGGCACCTGATCGTACGCAAACAACACCTTCTATTTTCGACCGTCGCGCACGCTTAGCTGCCGTGCGCCAACTGCCCAGCCAAAAAGCTATCAATCGGCGACGGACTGAAGCTGGGCCTGGTCGCCTTCCGACTCCTCGAGATACTGACCCGCAGATCCCGATGATGCTTCTTGCAACTCGACCCAGAGCTCAAACGAAGGATAACAATGCCCCAGGTAGCTGGACTGTACTTCTCCCTTGGAAGTGCGTCCTTCCAGTGTGGTATTCGTTGATGTATTATACCCTTTCAAGCGGTGGAAATCCGAGACTTGGTGGTCTAaaagagcagcaacagctcGCTTTTGAAGCAGGTGAACCCTGGTTCCCCGGTGATTTCCCTGGCACACGTGCTGGTTGGGAATGGAACTTGCGTGACCGAGAACAgtcaaagaaggaatgggaacGACGGCCTAAGGGACGGAGAGTTGAATTCGACAGTATTGATTTGGGAGCCAACCAGAGAGGTGAGATTGGTCGGGGTTGGGCATGCGATTGGGAGAGACTGGTCCAGGGTGCTGAAGCTTCTGACGCCAGCGATCCCaatgaaaaggacaaaaaagcGAAGGCTGAGGGCGAAATTGAAACACGGCAGAATggcgaggacgaggaaacCTCTGTGGATGGTCTTCCGCTCGGTATACACCACTTACAGCCAGCCGAAGCCGACCGTGCACTTAGAGACCAGAATTCTAGTGTCGACAATTCAGCTCTTGCGACTGTAAGAGTTTCCTTATTTAATCGAGGCACCCCTACCCCGCGAGCTCGAATCTACCGTCTACCTACCACCAACCCAGAACTCCGTCAGAAATGGCTTTCTTTTGCATCAGCTAAGCCGGCCGGTCACAAATCACCTGGTCGTGAATCTTCCAGCACTGGTTCAGACCCCCAAGCGCGCCTCGCTGCATCTCTTCTATCAGCCCAAATCGATACAGATGTCCATCAGGAGCATTTGCCTCTTCCATCGGAAGAAGATCTCATTGGCTTTGTAACAACAGGAAATTTCAATCTCTCCGCAGGCAAGGGCACAGGAGTTGGTTCGATACAGGTGTCGAAGGTCACTCTAGCTGCCCTTGGAAAATGCAAGGCTCGAGAGAGGACCATGTGCATCATTCGGGGAGCGGGCGAGAGGGTAGGAAGACTGGGTTATTGGGAAGTTGCTTGA
- a CDS encoding peroxiredoxin family protein (peroxiredoxin), translating to MSGIKAGDSFPSDVVFSYIPYTEEADKFNVCGIPINYNASKEWADKKVILFALPGAFTPVCSANHVPEYKEKLPEIREKGVDVVAVLAYNDAYVMSAWAKANGVKNDDILFLSDPDAKFSKSLGWADEEGRTKRYAIVIDHGKVTYAALEPAKNHLEFSRAETVIKHL from the exons ATGTCTGGAATCAAGGCCGGTGACAGCTTCCCCTCCGACGTTGTCTTCTC ATACATCCCCTACACCGAGGAGGCTGACAAGTTCAACGTTTGCGGTATCCCCATCAACTACAACGCCTCCAAGGAGTGGGCCGACAAGAAGGTTATCCTCTTCGCTCTTCCCGGTGCCTTCACTCCCGTCTGCTCTGCAAACCACGTCCCCGAGtacaaggagaagctccCTGAGATCCGTGAGAAGGGTGTCGACGTTGTTGCTGTCCTTGCTTACAACGATGCCTACGTCATGAGCGCCTGGGCCAAGGCCAACGGTGTCAAGAACGACGACATT ctcttcctttccgACCCCGATGCTAAGTTCTCCAAGAGCCTCGGCTGGGCCGATGAGGAGGGCCGCACCAAGCGCTACGCCATCGTCATTGACCACGGCAAGGTCACCTACGCTGCTCTTGAGCCCGCCAAGAACCACCTCGAG TTCTCGCGCGCTGAGACCGTCATCAAGCACCTGTAA